Genomic DNA from Vanrija pseudolonga chromosome 3, complete sequence:
gaggaggatgaggacgacgacgaggatgaagaggaagacgacgaggacgacgaggacgaggatgccAACGCCACCGTTGACCCCGAGTTCAGGAGACGagtggccgaggcgctccagGTCTCGGGCGTCGGCCTGgacggtgacgacggcgaggaggacggagattccgacgacgagtcggtctgggacgacgaccagaTGATgaaggtcgacgagcagctcgccgccgtcttcaAGCAGCGCGCTTCTACAACCAAGCGCTCCGACTTGAAAAGTGAGTtggctcgctgctgccgatgCTAACTCGTCAGACGCTGCTATCGAATCGTTGCATTTCAAGAACCGCATTCTCGACTTCTTTGACATCTACGCCAGGAGGCAAGCTACCAACCCTCTGGTGCTCGACATCATCCTCCCATTGTTACGACTTGTGCGCTCTGGATcgggcgagctggccaacAAGGCGGCGGGTGTGCTCCGCACGCGTATCGCCAAGGCAGCGCACGCTCCCTCCAAcgttgacgacgagaaggccaaggagctcctGGCCGAGATCCACCGCCAGGCGCAGCgtgccgccaacgccgagtTCTCGGCcctctgctcgtcggcgtcgctgtttgtcgcgcgcgctgcccctggccccgcgctcgacgcctaCCGCGCCACCCTGACAGACTTCATGACCCGCAAGGGCTCCGAGGTCCGCCCGTCCTTTGTGGCCGAGTACatccgccgccaccccgccaAGGCGTGGAGCCTCGCGcccgacctcgtcaagctcgtcgcgcccggcGGATCCGGCGTCAACGCGTACCGCCAGACGCAGGGCTACACCTTCCTCGGTGCGCTGTTCCAGCAGGTCCCTCAGCTCGTCAAGGCTGGCGACGTGgcccaggccgacgccgagaaggtcaTCCGCCAGGCCGCGTCCGACGTCTACGccacgctcgaggccgccgcggcctcgaccgacgccaaggagTGGAAGGCGGACCGCCTCAAGGAGGTGGCCAAGTttgcgctccagctcgcccgcgccgccaagacgctcgcgggcgacaaggccgccgagctaCTCGACGTCAAGCGCCTCGCGACCGTCACGGACGCGATCAAGGCCGGCCAGCGCACAAAGGAGATGAAGTCGATCCACCAGctcctccagcagctcgcatccgtccttggcgccggcaagcccaaggagaagaaggcgggCAAGGCGGCCGCGTCCAAGGTGGCCGCCAACGGAGAcgatgaggccgaggctgagcccgaggccgaggcaccCAAGCCTACAAAGCGCAAGGCGCCATCaggcgacaaggccaagtccAAGGGGAAGAAGGTGAAGTCGGCGCCATAGAGTTCTGCATAATGCATATCGGGTTTCACATTGCGTTGGGTTGCGTACTTGGGTATGGACATGCAGGGTGTGTGGGATGTGGATGTGTTATGAGTGTGTAGACAAGACGAGGCGAGTGTGTAGACAATACGGGCTATCGCACGATGGCGAGAGCAGTGGCAAGCATCTCTGCGTGGCGGAGGACACTTGCAGGTGTTGGGTTCGGCGACGCGAGGTCATCAAGCAGGACtttggcgcgccgcgcgagagCCGCAGCGGAGCGGTTATCCGTCTCGCGcttgaggtcgtcggcgcgcgactgggcgcggtcgaggatgGAGGCCGGGAGGCCAGCGAGACGGGCACACCACACGCCGAacgacgcctcggcgaggccgcgTTTCAGGTGGTACAGGAAGGTGATCTCTGCGTGGCCGTCtggtgcgcgccgctcgtcgaaCGCCATGTGCCAGTTGCTCACTTGGTCCGGGAACTGGTGTCAGCGCTGAGTGGCGGACGAACATACCTctgcggcgagctgctccgcgACCAGCGGGTAGTGCGTGACGAACAGCGAGTTGCAGCCTGCCTGTGCGAGGTGTGCGAGCGTGGCATAGGCGATTGCCACGCCATCAAACGTGCTTGTGCCACGGCCGAGTCTGTTGTTAGCGCGGCGAACTGGGAGCAACTCACTCATCCAGGATGACGAGCGTTCGTGGTGTGATGGTGCGCAGGATGTCGCTCGTCTCTGAGAGTTCGACCATGAACGTGGATTTCCCGCGGCCAATATCGTCGGACGCGCCCATGCGACTGTTGTCAGTTACGGCGCGGAGGGGTAACTCACGTCAGGACGGCGTCGTGAATCCCGAGTGTGGCTGCTTCGGCTGGGACGAACGAGCCGATCTGCGCCAGGCAGACGATGAGCGCTGCAGCGCGGACACAGCTGCTCTTGCCGGCCATGTTCGGACCCGTGATGACCTTCGACCGGCCTTCAGACTCGGAAAAGTCAATGTCGAATGGCACGTAGGCCTGGTCGCGGAGCGCCTCGACCATAGGATGCCGCCCTTGCTTGATTGAGAGTCTGGGTTCGCTGACAAAGGTGGGCTTAGTGTATCCTGGTCCACTGGCAGTGGACGCAAGAGAGATCATGCAGTCGATGACGGCGATGAGgcgcgagacgacgacgagctggtggCACTCGGAGATGTCGCTCTGGAACGACTGGAACGCGCGCttcgctgacgccgccagcgtctcCTTGTGCTGCTCTCGTTCCTTGATTCTGCTGTCAGTTGAATGCAGTTGGTGTTAGACTTACATTTGAAGGATCTCTGGGGTGTGGAAGCGTGAGACGGCTTTCGTCCTGCGGCGTAAGTCGTGTGGGTCGAAAGGTTCCAAATGCACCCACGAGCTAATCTTGACCCATTTCGGAGGGACGAGCTTGGTGTCACGTAGTGGCACTTCAACAAGATACTGAGGCGTGAGCTCATTCTTACCACGACCTCGAAGCTCACCTCGATCCCAGACACGGTCACGTAGTTTAGAGCAGGCTTCTTGACAACCTTGCGGACATCCTTGAGGTGTTGAGCAAGCTCGCTCTCGCAAATGCTGATGCACTGGCTGTCAGCTACGCCACTCACACGCCACGCACATCCTTGGCATCCTGAATCTCGGGGTACTTGTCGGGGTCAGCCCACAAGTCCGCCTCGTTGTTGGCACGggcggccttgaggtcgATAGCGTTGAGAAAGGCACGTGCAGGCTCAGCAATGGTCGGCAGTGTCGTCAAGATGTTGTTGAGCATGTCTGAGTGGAAGGGCTTGCCTTCCCCGTCGTCCGGCTTGAACTCCGAGGCGACGCGCACAAGGCCAACGAGGATGGTCGCGAGCTCTGTCGGCGTCGCTTTGCCATACTGCACGCGGGTGAGGCCGCGCACCAGGTCTGGCATGTTGACGAGAAGGCTGCGCAGCTTCTCCATGTAGTAAGTGTTGCAGGACACGATCTCCTCCACGGCATCGAGGCGTGCGCGGAGTGCACTGGTGGGTCAGCCAGAAGGTGGGCAGGCTACCCACTTGACATCGAGCAGTGGACGCCCAATCCACTCGCGCATCAGTCGGCGGCCCATTCTCGTCTTGGTtctgggtgtgagctgcaTCGTATCTGGAGACATACTGATCCAGAACTGGTAGCTGTCAGCATGATCCCTGCAGAGCAAAAAGAACGTACGCCAAACCAAACTGCCATATGCTCCTCCGTCCGTCTGGTTGCGATAGatctcgaggttgacgagggtGTTGCTGGAAAGCAGCATGTGGGCACGGTTGATAAACTGGGCGTCAGGAGGGCCACCTCGCGACAACATACCTTTGTGAATGAGGAGCGGTGTCGGAACGCGCTCTGCAGGCCAAAGGCTGAGAGTTAGATCAGGAGCGAAGTCTTAACTCACCCTTCATGTAGcgaacggcgacggccagCGCCACGACGATCTGCTTGGGAAAGTCGACCAAGGCGAGgaccgcctcctcggctAAGGTCAGCGGCGTCACACGTCACAACTCACCAGGTAAACCAGACGCGAGGGTGATCGAGTCGCTCTGCGTCCCATTCTGCTcctccatgtcgacgtccgcgccgtcctcggcagcgaggtcgacgacgtcgctcCCTCTGCGGTAGAACGTGGTGAGAAAGTCGAACGCCGCACTGTACTCCATGACGTCGTGTATCCTCTCCACGCGAATGACACTagcgctgctcgacgagccggccgcgTGCTTGAGCACCTTTTCTGTCGCCTTGCTCAGTCCGTTGGCGGGCAAGAGGAGCTCGGCAGGCTGGAGGTGGGTCAAgcgcgtctcgagctcgctgcggACTTCCGAGTCGTCAAACTCGTCCCACACCACGTCGCCAGTGTTCGGCACGACGCTGACGAGGGCAATACGAacgcggtcgtcgcgcgcgaggcctCCGAGCGGTTGTTCCACGATGGCAACGAGGGTGTTCGTGGGCGGAGGGGCGCCGCCCGGGCGGACAGGTTCGTCGCGCAGCGTTGACGACTGCTCAGATGACTCTTCAACATATCTGTGGGTGTCAGCTTAGGATGCACGCGAACTTTAGCTCACGTCGCAGCCGTGTACAGGTGAGTGAGCTCCCGCACGAACGGCGTATTTCGGTTATCCCCGACCTTcttgagcgccgccgtctccaTCTGCGAGATGACGCCGACCTTGTACCCGAGCGAGATGAGTTTCTTAACGTGGATATGCAGGCGGTGAACAGGAATGGACGCGGTGTAGAAATTGCGATTGGGGaagctggcgtcagcggcggaCAACAATCTGAACTCACGCCACAATGCCAAGCTCCTTGGACGCcgtctggcgggtcagctccATCATGGTTGCGCTACCCACCTTGGCGTCGTCCCCGTGGAACTTGTACTTGTACCCGACCTCCATaagcagcagcacgtcggcgttcttggccttgatctCCATAAACTGCCGCTCGAGGGGCGTGTAGCTCTGCCCACTGGGcccaacctcgacctccttcttcttgcgcCCGCGCTTGGGCGGCTCAGCGGCATACTTGGCACGGAGGGACGTGCCAACCTcctccgcggcggcctcgtcggggtccgcgacgtcgggcgtgccctcgccctcgccgctgatcgcgccgcgcagctcggcggcagcggcctcgtcgagcgctagcgaccggcggcgggggagcaCGGCcccggcgtcagcgagcgcgcgccacgCCTCGCTGCGGCGCTCCTGCTCCGCCGTCTGGGTGGACCGCGGGACCGCGCTCCCCGACACGGCGTAGCTCCCGAACGCTGCCCCGGCGGGCGCAgcgcccgctgctgctgctccgcGGGGAAGGCGGAAggtctcgagcgcggcgctgggctCGCGCGATGAGCTCGGCACGGGCTTGGGAGAAGCCTTGGGCTTGAAGTACGACGACTGGATAGCCTTCATGCGCGCCTCCtgtgccggcgtcggcgcgacctTGGCCcgcttgggcggcggcgagccagTCAAGTCGACCGCGTCGCTTGCCGTCCGGCCGCCGCTGGAAGCCGCCTTGGGCTGGAAGAAGCTGTGCAGTG
This window encodes:
- the MSH3 gene encoding DNA mismatch repair protein MSH3, with amino-acid sequence MGTTPTNSNGAQSSLHSFFQPKAASSGGRTASDAVDLTGSPPPKRAKVAPTPAQEARMKAIQSSYFKPKASPKPVPSSSREPSAALETFRLPRGAAAAGAAPAGAAFGSYAVSGSAVPRSTQTAEQERRSEAWRALADAGAVLPRRRSLALDEAAAAELRGAISGEGEGTPDVADPDEAAAEEVGTSLRAKYAAEPPKRGRKKKEVEVGPSGQSYTPLERQFMEIKAKNADVLLLMEVGYKYKFHGDDAKTASKELGIVAFPNRNFYTASIPVHRLHIHVKKLISLGYKVGVISQMETAALKKVGDNRNTPFVRELTHLYTAATYVEESSEQSSTLRDEPVRPGGAPPPTNTLVAIVEQPLGGLARDDRVRIALVSVVPNTGDVVWDEFDDSEVRSELETRLTHLQPAELLLPANGLSKATEKVLKHAAGSSSSASVIRVERIHDVMEYSAAFDFLTTFYRRGSDVVDLAAEDGADVDMEEQNGTQSDSITLASGLPAEEAVLALVDFPKQIVVALAVAVRYMKAFGLQSAFRHRSSFTKFINRAHMLLSSNTLVNLEIYRNQTDGGAYGSLVWRTFFLLCRDHADSYQFWISMSPDTMQLTPRTKTRMGRRLMREWIGRPLLDVNALRARLDAVEEIVSCNTYYMEKLRSLLVNMPDLVRGLTRVQYGKATPTELATILVGLVRVASEFKPDDGEGKPFHSDMLNNILTTLPTIAEPARAFLNAIDLKAARANNEADLWADPDKYPEIQDAKDCISICESELAQHLKDVRKVVKKPALNYVTVSGIEYLVEVPLRDTKLVPPKWVKISSTKAVSRFHTPEILQIRIKEREQHKETLAASAKRAFQSFQSDISECHQLVVVSRLIAVIDCMISLASTASGPGYTKPTFVSEPRLSIKQGRHPMVEALRDQAYVPFDIDFSESEGRSKVITGPNMAGKSSCVRAAALIVCLAQIGSFVPAEAATLGIHDAVLTRMGASDDIGRGKSTFMVELSETSDILRTITPRTLVILDELGRGTSTFDGVAIAYATLAHLAQAGCNSLFVTHYPLVAEQLAAEFPDQVSNWHMAFDERRAPDGHAEITFLYHLKRGLAEASFGVWCARLAGLPASILDRAQSRADDLKRETDNRSAAALARRAKVLLDDLASPNPTPASVLRHAEMLATALAIVR